The proteins below come from a single Cannabis sativa cultivar Pink pepper isolate KNU-18-1 chromosome 3, ASM2916894v1, whole genome shotgun sequence genomic window:
- the LOC115710005 gene encoding calmodulin-binding protein 25 — translation MASENLATTTIDPWVFKPTSLSADSWFSDLLNRDADSIITKALQKSIANSSPPPDLILHTQTLSLPQPSSTTTTMNNTTTTSNTITGKISKRKSRATKRSNTTFITADPANFRQMVQQVTGVRFGSAPFSTSTSAPILKPEPQRACSSRFPIANGCLPTLDTSAFLLDQPPLVPLSSFSPVSMGLGGVGEVGLELESLPSFPTLESWKVM, via the coding sequence ATGGCTTCAGAGAATTTAGCCACTACTACTATTGACCCATGGGTCTTCAAACCCACTTCCCTCTCCGCCGATTCTTGGTTCTCCGATCTTCTCAACAGAGACGCAGATTCCATAATTACCAAAGCCCTTCAAAAATCCATAGCTAATTCTTCACCTCCTCCTGACCTAATTCTTCACACCCAAACTCTTTCACTTCCTCAACCCTCTTCCACAACCACGACCATGAATAATACTACAACTACTTCTAACACCATCACCGGAAAGATTTCCAAAAGAAAATCCAGAGCCACGAAGAGATCCAACACCACTTTCATAACAGCCGACCCTGCTAATTTCCGACAAATGGTTCAGCAAGTAACCGGCGTAAGATTCGGCTCGGCTCCTTTCTCTACATCGACTTCGGCGCCTATACTTAAACCTGAGCCGCAAAGAGCTTGCAGCAGCCGTTTTCCGATCGCTAACGGTTGCCTTCCGACTCTTGACACGTCAGCGTTTTTGCTGGATCAGCCGCCGTTGGTGCCGCTCTCTAGTTTTTCTCCGGTGAGTATGGGATTGGGAGGTGTTGGTGAGGTTGGATTGGAATTGGAGAGTTTGCCGAGTTTTCCTACTTTGGAATCATGGAAAGTGATGTGA